The following coding sequences are from one Eucalyptus grandis isolate ANBG69807.140 chromosome 11, ASM1654582v1, whole genome shotgun sequence window:
- the LOC104426715 gene encoding NPL4-like protein 1: MLLRIRSRDGLERLEVDDPQATVAQLKALIQSRLQIPVQSQTLSAHQNLLLAKTRDDLARFTDMSAPHAPLSSLGIGHGSMVYVHYEGERSVARPAAFSPAGSFGRKMTMDDLIARQMRVGRQEAPHCELVSFDRDAANAFQHYVNETLAFAVKRGGFMYGTVSEEGKVEVDFIYEPPQQGTEENLLFLRDPDEERLVEAIAVGLGMRRVGLIFSQTVSQDKKDYTLSNREVLQAVEYHAETGLKEWVTAVVKLEVNEDGGADVHFEAFQMSDMCIRLWKEGWFETEIGEDADPKLSMMKKDVMVGVKDTREVDSDFFLVVVKISDHQGPLSTTFPIENRNVPVTTRALKNHLDRTKSLPFVKRISDFHLLLLLARFLDISADVPALAECVSKQETVPDGYKLLIESVASSS; the protein is encoded by the exons ATGTTGCTCCGAATCCGGTCGAGGGACGGGCTGGAGCGCCTGGAGGTGGACGACCCGCAGGCCACCGTCGCCCAGCTCAAGGCCCTGATCCAGTCCCGGCTCCAGATCCCCGTGCAGAGCCAGACCCTGTCCGCCCACCAGAACCTCCTGCTCGCCAAGACCCGCGACGACCTCGCCCGGTTCACCGACATGTCGGCCCCGCACGCCCCGCTCTCCTCCCTCGGCATCGGCCACGGCTCCATGGTGTACGTCCACTACGAGGGCGAGCGCAGCGTCGCCCGCCCTGCCGCCTTCTCCCCCGCCGGCTCCTTCGGCCGCAAGATGACCATGGACGACCTGATCGCCCGCCAGATGCGGGTCGGCCGTCAGGAGGCCCCGCACTGCGAGCTCGTCTCCTTCGACCGCGACGCCGCCAACGCGTTCCAGCACTACGTCAACGAGACGCTCGCCTTCGCGGTGAAGCGGGGCGGGTTCATGTACGGCACGGTGTCGGAGGAGGGGAAGGTGGAGGTGGACTTCATCTACGAGCCGCCGCAGCAGGGGACGGAGGAGAACCTGCTGTTCCTCAGGGACCCCGACGAGGAGAGGCTCGTGGAGGCGATCGCCGTCGGGCTGGGGATGCGGAGGGTCGGCTTAATCTTCTCGCAGACCGTGAGCCAGGACAAGAAGGATTACACGCTGTCGAATCGGGAGGTCTTGCAGGCGGTGGAGTATCATGCGGAGACCGGGCTGAAGGAGTGGGTGACCGCCGTGGTGAAGCTGGAGGTGAACGAGGATGGCGGGGCTGATGTGCATTTCGAGGCTTTTCAGATGAGCGACATGTGCATCAGGTTGTGGAAGGAAGGGTGGTTCGAGACCGAGATCGGGGAGGACGCCGATCCGAAGCTCTCGATGATGAAGAAGGATGTGATGGTGGGAGTCAAGGATACTAGGGAGGTGGATAGCGATTTCTTCTTGGTGGTTGTCAAGATTTCTGACCATCAG GGTCCACTTTCAACAACATTTCCTATTGAGAACCGGAATGTTCCCGTGACAACCAGGGCACTGAAGAATCATCTGGACCGCACAAAATCACTTCCATTTGTGAAGCGGATATCAGACTTCCATCTGCTACTTCTACTTGCCAGATTCTTGGACATAAGTGCCGATGTACCTGCTTTGGCAGAGTGCGTGAGCAAACAGGAAACCGTTCCAGATGGCTATAAGCTACTTATCGAGTCCGTAGCCAGCAGTTCATGA